The following proteins are encoded in a genomic region of Magnolia sinica isolate HGM2019 chromosome 1, MsV1, whole genome shotgun sequence:
- the LOC131230174 gene encoding probable protein phosphatase 2C 52 isoform X1 produces the protein MGGCFSVSDRSVDGVERNSSACLRLGSQRKGTKARSSEHVINLHQLPFVPNRIFANGKSRTSCIFTQQGRKGINQDAMVVWEDFVSDDAVFCGVFDGHGPHGHLVARKVRDALPLKLLSFLQSPGSRGNGPSGGCFKVKMGAVESVASVKDSPSEDPLLSLWRDVFLKSYKAMDKELRSHPSVDCFCSGSTAVTLVKQGLNLFIGNIGDSRAVLGSRDSSGSMVAVQLTVDLKPDLPREAERIKRCKGRVFALQDEPEVQRVWLPFDDAPGLAMARAFGDFCLKDYGVISMPEFSHRILTDRDQFVVLASDGVWDVLSNEEVVEIVSSATSRSSAARVLVDSAVREWKLKYPTSKIDDCAVICLYLDGKMDSESEPEEMSISTAHHSQANESDDGQNLEPCLQRNFTVRSAEHSDSSGRTPLTAEVDGVVMVAEDQNWSGLEGVTRVNSLVQLPRFSEERANA, from the exons ATGGGTGGGTGTTTTTCAGTCAGTGATAGGAGTGTTGATGGTGTAGAGAGGAACTCTTCAGCATGTCTACGACTTGGATCACAGAGGAAAGGAACGAAGGCACGGTCATCGGAACATGTCATCAACTTGCATCAATTGCCCTTTGTTCCCAACCGAATTTTTGCAAATGGAAAGAGCAGAACTTCTTGTATTTTCACTCAGCAAGGACGGAAGGGCATAAACCAGGATGCCATGGTTGTCTGGGAA GATTTTGTTTCGGATGATGCAGTATTCTGCGGTGTCTTTGATGGGCATGGCCCTCATGGGCATCTTGTCGCCAGGAAAGTGAGGGACGCTTTGCCGTTGAAATTGCTGTCATTCTTGCAATCTCCTGGGTCGAGGGGGAATGGtcctagtggtggttgtttcaaGGTGAAAATGGGAGCGGTTGAGTCTGTGGCTTCTGTCAAGGACAGCCCATCTGAGGATCCGTTGCTTTCTTTGTGGAGAGATGTTTTCCTTAAATCATACAAAGCCATGGACAAGGAGTTGAGATCTCACCCTTCTGTCGATTGTTTTTGCAGTGGCAGCACTGCTGTCACATTGGTGAAACAG GGGTTGAATCTTTTCATAGGAAATATTGGGGATTCTCGAGCTGTTTTGGGTTCAAGGGATAGCAGTGGTTCCATGGTCGCAGTACAGTTGACAGTTGATCTTAAGCCTGATCTGCCGA GGGAGGCTGAGCGGATTAAACGTTGTAAAGGCAGGGTCTTTGCCCTGCAAGACGAGCCGGAGGTGCAGAGGGTCTGGTTGCCATTTGATGATGCCCCTGGATTAGCAATGGCTAGGGCTTTTGGCGATTTCTGTTTGAAGGATTACGGAGTGATTTCTATGCCTGAATTCTCCCACAGGATACTTACTGACAGGGATCAATTTGTTGTGCTTGCTTCTGATGGG GTTTGGGACGTCTTGAGCAATGAAGAAGTGGTTGAGATTGTATCCTCAGCTACCTCCCGATCTTCAGCTGCACGGGTCCTTGTTGACTCTGCTGTTCGGGAATGGAAACTAAAATACCCCACTTCAAAGATTGATGATTGTGCTGTAATTTGCTTGTATTTGGATGGGAAGATGGACTCTGAGTCAGAGCCAGAGGAGATGAGTATATCTACAGCCCATCATTCTCAGGCCAACGAATCTGATGATGGGCAGAACCTAGAGCCGTGTCTGCAGCGGAATTTTACAGTTAGGTCGGCAGAGCACAGTGACTCGAGTGGTAGAACCCCACTTACAGCCGAAGTAGACGGAGTAGTGATGGTTGCTGAGGATCAGAACTGGTCAGGTTTGGAAGGTGTGACACGTGTGAATTCACTTGTTCAGCTTCCAAGATTCTCTGAAGAAAGGGCGAATGCATGA
- the LOC131242227 gene encoding uncharacterized protein LOC131242227, whose amino-acid sequence MQIVRHLGKPVGRQTPAKPSISGRLMENGLSYRNNNPASRRHQFVHAGSVSKHPSPIRSSRYQSVVPSERRLRKHPGEREILRRALSPPVRQSPNSGTRRWNFRHTPSRLCNMSMS is encoded by the coding sequence ATGCAGATTGTAAGACACCTAGGAAAACCTGTTGGTCGTCAGACTCCGGCGAAGCCATCAATCTCCGGTCGCCTGATGGAGAATGGTTTGAGTTATCGGAACAATAATCCTGCATCTCGGAGGCATCAGTTTGTGCATGCAGGATCAGTATCGAAGCATCCCAGTCCAATCAGATCTAGTCGTTACCAATCAGTAGTTCCAAGCGAGAGGAGGTTGAGAAAGCATCCTGGGGAACGAGAGATCTTGAGGAGGGCACTGTCGCCCCCAGTTCGTCAGTCGCCTAATTCAGGGACACGTCGATGGAATTTCCGGCACACTCCGAGTCGCCTTTGTAACATGTCCATGTCTTGA
- the LOC131230174 gene encoding probable protein phosphatase 2C 1 isoform X2, with the protein MGGCFSVSDRSVDGVERNSSACLRLGSQRKGTKARSSEHVINLHQLPFVPNRIFANGKSRTSCIFTQQGRKGINQDAMVVWEDFVSDDAVFCGVFDGHGPHGHLVARKVRDALPLKLLSFLQSPGSRGNGPSGGCFKVKMGAVESVASVKDSPSEDPLLSLWRDVFLKSYKAMDKELRSHPSVDCFCSGSTAVTLVKQGLNLFIGNIGDSRAVLGSRDSSGSMVAVQLTVDLKPDLPREAERIKRCKGRVFALQDEPEVQRVWLPFDDAPGLAMARAFGDFCLKDYGVISMPEFSHRILTDRDQFVVLASDGV; encoded by the exons ATGGGTGGGTGTTTTTCAGTCAGTGATAGGAGTGTTGATGGTGTAGAGAGGAACTCTTCAGCATGTCTACGACTTGGATCACAGAGGAAAGGAACGAAGGCACGGTCATCGGAACATGTCATCAACTTGCATCAATTGCCCTTTGTTCCCAACCGAATTTTTGCAAATGGAAAGAGCAGAACTTCTTGTATTTTCACTCAGCAAGGACGGAAGGGCATAAACCAGGATGCCATGGTTGTCTGGGAA GATTTTGTTTCGGATGATGCAGTATTCTGCGGTGTCTTTGATGGGCATGGCCCTCATGGGCATCTTGTCGCCAGGAAAGTGAGGGACGCTTTGCCGTTGAAATTGCTGTCATTCTTGCAATCTCCTGGGTCGAGGGGGAATGGtcctagtggtggttgtttcaaGGTGAAAATGGGAGCGGTTGAGTCTGTGGCTTCTGTCAAGGACAGCCCATCTGAGGATCCGTTGCTTTCTTTGTGGAGAGATGTTTTCCTTAAATCATACAAAGCCATGGACAAGGAGTTGAGATCTCACCCTTCTGTCGATTGTTTTTGCAGTGGCAGCACTGCTGTCACATTGGTGAAACAG GGGTTGAATCTTTTCATAGGAAATATTGGGGATTCTCGAGCTGTTTTGGGTTCAAGGGATAGCAGTGGTTCCATGGTCGCAGTACAGTTGACAGTTGATCTTAAGCCTGATCTGCCGA GGGAGGCTGAGCGGATTAAACGTTGTAAAGGCAGGGTCTTTGCCCTGCAAGACGAGCCGGAGGTGCAGAGGGTCTGGTTGCCATTTGATGATGCCCCTGGATTAGCAATGGCTAGGGCTTTTGGCGATTTCTGTTTGAAGGATTACGGAGTGATTTCTATGCCTGAATTCTCCCACAGGATACTTACTGACAGGGATCAATTTGTTGTGCTTGCTTCTGATGGG GTTTGA